The window CGCGACGCGGCGCGCTCAGGACGCTTTCGTTTGCCCCGCGGACCGGGGCCTTGTCGACCGAAGCTGCACTATCCACGGATAGGCGCTGACGATGATGATGCCGAGAAGCACGCCGGCCGTGCCGGCGACGAATTCCGACGTCAGCGGCTCGCCGAGGACGAGCACGCCGAGGATGACGCCGAACACCGGCGTCATGAACGAGAAGACGCCGAGCTGGGAGGCACGATACTGGGTCAGCAGCCAGAACCAGGTCAGGAAGCTGAGGAAGGAGACGATGAAGCCCTGGAACGCGATGTTGAAGAGGAGCGCGGGCGCCGGAACGAACGTCGTCTCGCCGGCAAGCACGGCCGCGCCTGTCAGGACGATGAAAGCCATCGCCAGCTGGTAGAACAGGACATGGGTCGCGGGGATGCTGCTGAGCCGCGTCGTCCGGATCAGGACCGTCGTCAGCCCCCAGGCCGCCCCCGACATGAGCGCCAGCCCATCGCCCCACAGCATGGAACCGAGGCTTGCAGCCGTTTGACCCTCCTGCGGCGTCAGGAATGCAAGCGCGATGCCCGCCGACGCCACCGCGATCCCACTCCATTGGACCGCCGAAAGGCGCTCGGATGGCAGTTT of the Roseateles sp. XES5 genome contains:
- a CDS encoding DMT family transporter, with product MILDSRKSIDITAVGLMVGICLIWAFQPIGLKSTSVFAAPVLQIGLRSGIAAVCVFALVRLRGQSMEIVGKTAGLGALAGLLFTVEFFMVGEALKHTSASHVVVFLYTAPIFAALGLHWKLPSERLSAVQWSGIAVASAGIALAFLTPQEGQTAASLGSMLWGDGLALMSGAAWGLTTVLIRTTRLSSIPATHVLFYQLAMAFIVLTGAAVLAGETTFVPAPALLFNIAFQGFIVSFLSFLTWFWLLTQYRASQLGVFSFMTPVFGVILGVLVLGEPLTSEFVAGTAGVLLGIIIVSAYPWIVQLRSTRPRSAGQTKAS